The following are from one region of the Rhizobacter sp. AJA081-3 genome:
- a CDS encoding HAD family hydrolase, translating into MQAPPTERTLCVVLDLFGVLVAFDDSLVYDRLAQRCTSPQDAFRGMQNLVSSPYLIRGKEQLEDLHACLKRDLGLSASLDEFFQLWREPYSEPMPGIRSLLRSLAGQCELVLLSNIDRYYWPVARASLPELEAFRAVQLSFEQGVAKPEPEAFRRAVVASGVPVDACLFVDDKAENIEAAASLGLAGHVFRSTQDLQATLRARGLHVE; encoded by the coding sequence GTGCAAGCACCGCCAACCGAACGAACCCTCTGCGTAGTCCTCGACCTGTTCGGGGTGCTCGTTGCCTTTGACGATTCGCTCGTCTACGACCGTCTGGCGCAGCGTTGCACCAGTCCACAAGACGCTTTTCGCGGGATGCAGAACCTGGTTTCCAGTCCATACCTCATCCGTGGAAAGGAGCAACTGGAAGACCTGCACGCCTGCCTGAAACGCGATCTGGGCTTGAGCGCATCGCTGGACGAGTTCTTTCAGTTATGGCGCGAGCCCTATTCCGAGCCGATGCCCGGCATTCGCAGCCTGCTACGGAGCCTCGCAGGCCAGTGCGAACTGGTTCTGCTTTCCAACATAGATCGCTACTACTGGCCCGTGGCCCGCGCGAGCCTTCCCGAGCTTGAAGCCTTTCGCGCCGTCCAACTGTCTTTTGAGCAGGGTGTTGCCAAGCCAGAACCAGAGGCTTTCCGCCGAGCGGTTGTGGCCAGCGGTGTCCCTGTGGATGCGTGCCTATTCGTAGACGACAAGGCAGAGAACATCGAAGCCGCTGCATCGCTCGGCCTCGCTGGCCACGTGTTCCGGAGCACACAAGACCTTCAGGCCACGCTCCGCGCACGAGGCTTGCACGTGGAGTAG
- a CDS encoding phytanoyl-CoA dioxygenase family protein: MQPERFAEDGFLVVHGLLDPAVCAMVLGQIRPHGDSLAGSRALLAEPWCAALSQTVRAQLTLSKLIPANFVSVQCTYFEKSTSRNWLVPIHQDLSIPVAHRVEDSTLSGWSVKEGSLFVQPPCSVLAELVAVRVHLDPCSANDGPLRVIPGSHTFGPTSPESAVAARRAGTEVACTCEQGAALVMRPLLLHSSSKATGTSKRRVLHFLFGPPQLPFGLTWQIAV, from the coding sequence ATGCAGCCCGAGCGATTCGCCGAAGATGGGTTTCTCGTAGTCCACGGACTACTTGATCCAGCGGTCTGCGCCATGGTCTTGGGCCAGATCCGCCCACACGGCGACTCTCTCGCGGGAAGTCGCGCTTTGCTCGCAGAGCCATGGTGCGCAGCGCTTTCTCAAACCGTCCGCGCGCAACTCACTCTATCCAAACTGATTCCCGCGAACTTCGTTTCCGTTCAGTGCACATACTTCGAGAAGTCAACCTCTCGGAATTGGCTGGTTCCGATACATCAAGACCTCAGCATTCCAGTCGCGCATCGGGTCGAGGATTCAACACTCTCTGGTTGGTCGGTGAAAGAGGGGTCGCTCTTCGTTCAGCCACCTTGTTCGGTCCTCGCGGAGCTAGTAGCTGTTCGCGTGCATCTCGATCCGTGTTCTGCCAATGATGGGCCACTTCGCGTCATACCGGGCAGCCACACGTTCGGGCCTACATCGCCCGAGTCAGCCGTGGCCGCGCGCCGTGCTGGTACCGAGGTCGCCTGTACCTGCGAGCAAGGGGCTGCGCTTGTCATGCGGCCGCTCTTGCTCCACTCGTCGTCCAAGGCCACAGGCACGAGCAAGCGAAGAGTCTTGCACTTCCTCTTCGGCCCACCCCAACTGCCTTTCGGTCTCACGTGGCAAATTGCGGTCTAA
- a CDS encoding type II toxin-antitoxin system RelE/ParE family toxin, whose product MTRFSVDILPEAEAEFREAFLWYFERSPLAADAFRTEVFDKIDALATDANTWPKDEGGIHFRLLSRFPYTLHYDLDGLVATVLAVAHQRRLPGYWLSRAGDEGGTSDA is encoded by the coding sequence GTGACGCGCTTCAGCGTCGACATTCTTCCGGAAGCTGAGGCCGAGTTCCGAGAAGCGTTCCTCTGGTACTTCGAGCGCAGTCCGCTGGCAGCTGACGCCTTTCGAACCGAGGTCTTCGACAAGATTGATGCTCTCGCAACAGATGCCAACACCTGGCCGAAGGACGAAGGCGGCATTCACTTCCGTTTGCTGAGTCGGTTCCCGTACACGCTGCACTACGACCTCGATGGCTTGGTTGCAACGGTACTTGCCGTAGCGCACCAGCGGCGACTTCCTGGGTATTGGCTCTCTCGCGCAGGCGACGAAGGTGGGACTTCCGACGCCTAA
- a CDS encoding addiction module protein, with protein sequence MNARVDHVLDEVLGLPAEERSAVAAALIDSLEGTTDHSVTEAWRLELLRRRDALRSGQTKAAPWAEARARLASL encoded by the coding sequence ATGAACGCCCGCGTAGACCACGTACTTGATGAAGTTCTCGGCCTCCCCGCCGAGGAGCGCTCTGCTGTGGCGGCGGCATTGATTGATAGCCTTGAAGGCACGACAGATCACTCTGTCACCGAGGCATGGCGACTGGAATTGTTGCGGCGGCGTGATGCGCTGCGTTCTGGCCAGACCAAGGCTGCACCGTGGGCGGAGGCCCGAGCGCGCTTGGCCTCGTTGTGA
- a CDS encoding PaaI family thioesterase: MSEAAELQALLDSQPKLDCTALPPFSVEEADFDVGRVVLRFAPQPAFKNYYGNVQGGFAVALVDVLISIAAYAKTRAWLPTVEIKSTFVAPLMLGESRGEASVIKAGKQLVFLEAKLWGADGKLAVHATATASVPRGDS, from the coding sequence ATGTCAGAGGCCGCAGAGCTCCAAGCCCTCCTGGACAGTCAGCCCAAGCTTGACTGTACGGCGCTGCCTCCATTTTCGGTGGAGGAGGCCGACTTCGACGTCGGTCGCGTGGTTCTTCGCTTCGCCCCTCAGCCGGCGTTCAAGAACTATTACGGCAATGTTCAGGGCGGCTTCGCCGTTGCCCTGGTCGATGTTCTGATTTCCATCGCCGCTTATGCCAAAACACGAGCCTGGCTACCCACGGTGGAGATCAAGAGCACCTTCGTAGCACCATTGATGCTGGGTGAGTCACGAGGTGAAGCATCCGTCATCAAGGCTGGCAAGCAGCTCGTGTTCCTTGAGGCCAAACTGTGGGGTGCGGATGGAAAACTCGCGGTGCACGCCACCGCCACGGCGTCCGTACCTCGGGGTGATTCCTAA
- a CDS encoding TfoX/Sxy family protein, producing the protein MSQRQPISELPNLGPKSQAALAAAGITTVAQLRRLGSVAAYAKAKQAGANVSLNLLWALEGALTGLPWQVVAREHRTSLLLALEQSKDA; encoded by the coding sequence GTGAGCCAGCGGCAGCCTATCTCCGAGTTGCCCAACCTCGGCCCCAAGTCCCAGGCGGCGCTCGCTGCGGCCGGTATCACCACAGTCGCGCAGCTTCGCCGCTTGGGCTCAGTGGCGGCGTATGCGAAGGCAAAGCAGGCTGGCGCCAACGTCAGCCTCAATCTGCTGTGGGCGCTCGAAGGTGCCCTCACGGGCTTGCCATGGCAAGTGGTCGCGCGAGAGCACAGAACAAGCCTCCTTCTGGCTCTCGAGCAGAGCAAAGACGCCTAA
- a CDS encoding luciferase family protein, producing the protein MASLKHQLLASLATIEGFEAQPSKVAGGTALFFRGKEFAHFHNDQEIDLRLTRKVIKSLGLSHPPRSQLHPTRSASSQWIEVRFNTEAEAMRVAELVKLAIAQL; encoded by the coding sequence ATGGCTTCGCTCAAGCACCAACTGCTCGCGTCACTCGCAACAATTGAAGGGTTCGAGGCTCAGCCGTCCAAAGTGGCCGGCGGCACAGCGCTCTTCTTCCGCGGCAAGGAGTTTGCACACTTCCACAACGACCAAGAGATCGACCTCCGCCTTACCCGCAAGGTTATCAAGTCGCTGGGCCTATCGCATCCACCAAGGTCGCAACTGCATCCAACTCGATCGGCCTCGTCGCAGTGGATCGAGGTTCGCTTCAACACCGAAGCCGAGGCCATGCGCGTCGCGGAGCTGGTCAAACTGGCGATTGCGCAGCTCTAG
- a CDS encoding DUF2164 domain-containing protein has protein sequence MPIELNRDARSQAVASIERYFAEELDQRIGNIAASALLSFFLEEVGPLVYNQAVSQVQERLQERVQELDIEFNEEEFQYWRRRQAAFKPKR, from the coding sequence ATGCCAATCGAGCTAAACCGCGACGCCAGAAGCCAAGCTGTCGCTTCCATCGAGCGCTACTTCGCCGAGGAACTCGATCAACGCATTGGGAACATTGCCGCAAGTGCCCTGCTGAGCTTCTTCCTCGAAGAGGTTGGGCCACTCGTCTACAACCAGGCTGTCAGCCAGGTACAAGAGCGCCTTCAGGAGCGAGTTCAAGAACTGGACATCGAGTTCAACGAGGAGGAGTTCCAATACTGGCGTCGTCGCCAAGCGGCTTTCAAGCCCAAGCGGTAG
- a CDS encoding YcxB family protein — translation MRHQATLVFTESLIREAVIAFWRRSVGPGFGVAVLAVAAGLVYFLWQGVSTWLVGALATVLLFAVLFATALYFVHYRAAIAKLRSMPSKQATLVAEDSHFSVTSELGSSMLPWSSVQELWRFENCWLLLFSKAQFITLPLACIPQEMQQFIASHVEAARGKNAP, via the coding sequence ATGAGGCATCAAGCGACGCTCGTCTTCACCGAGAGCCTCATCCGCGAGGCAGTTATTGCTTTCTGGCGACGCTCTGTCGGTCCCGGCTTCGGTGTTGCCGTTCTTGCTGTAGCGGCGGGCCTCGTCTACTTTCTGTGGCAAGGCGTCTCAACTTGGCTCGTTGGAGCATTAGCAACGGTTTTGCTGTTTGCCGTTCTGTTCGCCACAGCGCTCTACTTCGTGCACTACCGTGCCGCCATCGCCAAGTTGCGCAGCATGCCTTCGAAGCAGGCCACGTTGGTCGCCGAGGACTCACACTTTTCTGTCACTTCCGAGCTTGGGAGTTCCATGCTCCCTTGGTCTTCTGTGCAGGAGCTATGGCGTTTTGAGAACTGCTGGCTCTTGCTGTTCTCCAAGGCTCAGTTCATCACGCTGCCGCTTGCATGCATTCCTCAGGAAATGCAGCAGTTCATCGCTTCTCATGTCGAGGCAGCGCGAGGCAAGAATGCGCCCTAA